A stretch of DNA from Carassius carassius chromosome 22, fCarCar2.1, whole genome shotgun sequence:
CGGCAGTCTGGAAGCTTCTTCCTCCTCATATCCACACAGGATCTCAATTTCATCCTGAGGAAGACTCCGAACTTGATCGAGGTTGGGATTAAAACTGCCCCGCTCTGGAACAGGAATAGCACAGGTCGATGAGAAGACCATAACCTCTCGGTCCAGTATTGGTTCAGAATGGTGAAGGGCGTGACACTGCTTGCCGATGAGAGGGGAGTGAGATGGGCTGTAGGGAGGAGTCGGAAGACCTGTGTCTGGATTTAAAATGCTTTCATTTCCAAATGAGGTGGAATTAAGGTCCAAATCCTGCTTGTCCCCCATCACACAACCTTCTACAGTGATGCTTAGTCTGTGGATTACAGAACAGCGGCCTATCGTCTCTTCTAAAGCAACACCTGCATCGCCTTCCATAGTGTGAGATGGTTCAGGCGGGGATGTACTTTGAGATTGCATTCGTGAGCTGGAGTCGCAGTTTCTTGGCATTTGGTGGGCAGAATTTGTATTGCACGACGGTATGTAAACGACTGAGGTGTAAAAACTTTCTTTAACGTTAGATGTTTGGGCTGCCGTATGTTTGGGGTCGCATTCTCTAGGCAGCGGAGTCAGGCCTAAACTCTTCCTGATCTCGGCACTCTTCAGCCAGAACTCCTCTACGACCTCTAACCTCTTGACAGGTGGGTTCTCAGGGTTCATCGATAGCTCAGATGTGGGAGTGGGGCCTGATTCTGGTGATTTCAAAGAGGGTGGGGACTCTACAGGTGACTGGTGCATTGAAATGGACTCTTCTTGTTCCTGTTGGTTGCATGGTTTGGACTCTCCGACTGAGCTGGTGTCTATATCTGTGTCATCACTGTATCCTTCAAATGACTCTGCTTATTTAAACAATGAAGggatgaagaaaaaaagtgttattaaaaTTTGAAAGAATTTCTAGATTAGTTTTTGAAACTTCTGAACAAAATAGTTTTGTGGGGGAAGCACTGCAGCCTTTCAGCTCCTCTTAAACAAGCAGTAACATAAATCAGCCTGAGAAAAGATAAGCTTGTAAAGAGGGTTCAATGGTACAAATAAGCTATAGAAAAGCTAATTGATTGTTTTGGAGGTTTTCCACTTTTGACAGATCCGTATTCTGGAACTATATTTCAAATCAGTTCTCCAACATATACAATGGCTGaataattgtttgttttaattagacatattaatttaaatatacaattatattaatttagaaatatacagtatatatatatatatatatatatatatatatacagtcgtggccaaaagttttgagaattacataaatattggaaattggaaaagttgctgcttaagtttttataatagcaatttgcatatactccagaatgttatgaagagtgatcagatgaattgcatagtccttctttgccatgaaaattaacttaatcccaaaaaaaactttccactgcatttcattgctgtcattaaaggacctgctgagatcatttcagttatCGTGtggttaactcaggtgagaatgttgacgagcacaaggcaggagatcattatgtcaggctgattgggttagaatggcagacttgacatgttaaaaggtgTCATTGtccttccattgttaaccatggtgacctgcaaagaaacgcgtgcagccatcattgcgttgcataaaaatggcttcacaggcaaggatattgtggctactaagattgcacctaaatcaacaatttataggatcatcaagaacttcaaggaaagaggttcaattcttgtaaagaaggcttcagggcgtccaataaagtccagcaagcgccaggatcgtctcctaaagaggattcagctgcgggatcggagtgccaccagtgcagagcttgctcaggaatggcagcaggcaggtgtgagcgcatctgctcgcacagtgaggccaagacttttggaagatggcctggtgtcaagaagggcagcaaagaagccacttctctccaaaaaaaaacatcagggacagattgatcttctgcagaaagtatagtgaatggactgctgaggactggggcaaagtcatattctccgatgaagcccctttccgattgtttggggcatctggaaaaaggcttgtccggagaagaaaaggtgagtgctaccatcagtcctgtgtcatgccaacagtaaagcatcctgacaccattaatgtgtgggttgcttctcatccaagggagtgggctcactcacaattctgcccaaaaacacagccatgaataaagaatggtaccaaaacaccctccaacagcaacttcttccaacaatccaacaagtttggtgaagaacaatgcattttccagatcAATgggatcttaatcccattgagtcAACTCAATCCTCAAGAaatgggtggacaaacaaaaacccactaattctgacaaactccaagaagtgattatgaaagaatgggttgctatcagtcaggatttggcccagaagttgattgagagcatgcccagtcgaattgcagaggtcctgaaaaagaagggccaacactgcaaatactaactctttgcataaatgtcatgtaattgtcgataaaagcctttgaaacgtatgaagtgcttgtaattatatttcaatacttcacagaaacaactgaaacaaagatctaaaagcagtttagcagcaaaccttttgaaaactaatatttatgtaattctcaaaacttttggccacgactgtatatatataacgatcggccgatcgttagcATGTGCTAACCAGACAGTGAATTAAAGatgttttttgttatttctgtTGTGGCAAACTACAAAGCCTCACCCCTTAGTGAAATCTTACTGGTTCAGAATCTTACACATAGCAAATATGTTAGGATTGGTAGTGATTGTTTGCATTGTGCAGCATTATTGCTTTCTGTGTGGGCAGAAAAATTACAATATGAAAACATGTCATGCTGTGCCTGGTTAGGACACGGTTCAAGTTAGATACCaatttgcaaaatatacaaaacaGGCAAACCAAAACAACTGCAAAATATTTCTATAGCATaaccaaaaactaaaaatgtcaactgcaaaatatacaaacataaaaaaatgcaccATTTATCATGCAAATGAAATAACCAgcaaacaaatcttttaggttAAAATGATGCAACTAAGGCTAATGAAGGCCATCGATTGTCTTCAGAGGCGGTACTACCTTTAACAAACTCCGCCTCCTCTTCCTCAAGCCACACCCCTGAGAGCCGTTCCCTCTGCCAAGGGCAGTACTCACCCTCTACATATCAACACACcccataatacacacacatacagtggtgAATACACAACAATAAACATACAAACAAGCATGACAACATTCACcttgcacacaaacacataaacatatTGTGGAACTATAACACAAAAACAGATAAAGACAGACATTAAATTGAACACTACCTCATCTTAAGATGATTTTTCTGAAATAAACAAGCTATATAGTTTATAAAGAGATTGAATAGAAACAAAAACCCACCATCACTAGAATCTCCCTCGTCTTGACTTTCTTCTGAAACTCCTCctccttcttcttcctcttcctcctcatcctcatcttcGGCATTAACTTCCTCTTGATTTTCCTGgttctctcctccctcttcctCCTTTAGCTCCTTCCCCaggtctaactctctctctccattgGTCCTGATGTTTGGCTCCTCCTCCTTCCAGGCAAGCTCCTCCTCCTCAAGGTCTGACTCAGAGCTACTGAAGACCCCAAAAAGAGACCGAGTTAGCCAGGGAAAACATGACAGTAAATTTTAGTAGCAAAACAGGAGTATGTTTGGATACCTGGACTGCTCCTCTGTGTTTTTATCCTTCATGCTGGTGCTGAGGTTGTGCTGTGCAAGCGTCTCCTCTGGGACATCCTGCAGTGGGCTGTCCTGTTGCTTTGGACAGGGTTTGTAGTTCTCCAGCTCAATGCGTTCTGGGGTACCACACAGTCTCTTGGCCTGGATGGATACCATATCTGGGTGGGCGATGGAGGACCAGCTGTCTATTGGGGTGGTTGTGCCTAGAGAGGATAAAGACGTGGAAGCCGAAGATGGAGCAGGGGGAGCCTgaagaaacagaaacacacacaagtcTGCATTACACaacaactttttaaatatttcatatttcatatgttTGAATGCAGAATAAACAAATTATAGAGTTATATATGTGTgggtgtaaatatatatatatatatacacaaaaaaaatataataataataataataataatattatatatatatatatatatatatatgtatatatataaaataaattaaacatttaataaatacattacaaaCTATGGTGCATGTtatactattttaaaaaaattgcttcctatttttacataaaattattagACATTTTGACATATATAGTCATTATACTGATAATGCGTGTGTActgtaaaacatacatttttaaatgttatatttatctaAGAATGGGCACATAGAGGATCTAAAAGAAGTATAGTGGTGATATTGATGAGTGATGAGGTTACCGGAGTAGGTCGAGGGGTCACAGGTGGGGCCGGTCTCTTTCTctgagccattctgaagctgaaGTGGTGCTTACAGTAAAACTTCCCTGTACAAACCAAAAGAAAGGATAAGACGTGACAATAAAAAAAGTAGCTGATGCAGGGAGTTGATGTCTTATTTATACCGTAGTTTAAAGTCTGTCTGAATGTCACCTCTTTTTGTAAACTTGAAGTATTCGAATAATGTGATCTGTACGACCCTATCACTTGGAACTTTTTGGTGTTTTGATTCCTATTTGAAAAAAACGCATTTTGCTGAGGGcctttaatttgtgtgtgtgcccTACTGTCATTGTCGCACAACAATAAAAGCCCTGTCCCAACAGACACATATTTCAGACCTTATGACTGTGCATCGATAACAAAAGAGCAGTTTGTTTTGCCGAAAACAGTCGCCTACAGGAACACAGAACAacagggcattttttttttacacactgtaTCGCCCATCTTGTGACAACAAGCTAAAAAGCTTAACACCTATTGTTTTTGATATGAGCATAAAATCTTAAAAACCCTAAATACTGCAAATGTATGAAGTGGTTAATCATGCACACACGCACCATGTAGCTGGTCATAAGCATAGTTGGACAAGCGTAACGTGGTGCTGCAGTGGTCACACTGGAAGCAGCTCCTGTGGAAGAACTTTCCCTCCGCGCTCAGCCTTTCCATGACATAAACACGACGGCCACAGAAATAACACACATCGCTGCCGCCCATATTCACAGGAAACTCCTTTTGATACCCCTACAGGTGAGAAGCCAAGGGTCAAGACTCAAAATAAAGATGCTTAACATGGGCAATTACAGCAGTCAGGACAGAACTGGGGTGACAGTGTGCGTTCAAACATTTTTTGGATTAGTATTAGTTATTATAATtactgtgttatttattttttattatttaatatttcattcatatattgcattctattttattttttcatttgaatagaaaataatattaatatgccAAATAAAATATGGATAACATAATGGAATGTTCCAAACAAAGTCACCGATTTAACCACATGCCATAAACACAAGTTTGAtcatttcaataaattacatttgattgcAGCACTTCCATGGAACAACACTTTGGTTGTGATGAATATAACAATGGCGTAAAGCATTGAGCCTTCTTAGAGAAACTGGATTACAGCAGGAACTTACACACTCACAGTAATTAGTAAAAATAACACCAGCGCTGGGTTATAGACCTCATACACACAGTAATAAAGGCACTTAAAGGGACACAAGGACATATACATTGTTAGGGAAGATCTGACACAGCACTACAGGTGAACTCTTACCAACTCCCTCCTCATGGGAGCCTGATCCTGCTGACTCTGAATCTGATTGGCTATCTGCTGAGCCAATGAGCTCACTCCGCCCGTATACATCTGAATGTAGCTCTACAAATCAAAAGATGAGCACGGAAATCAAGCAGGAATGCAAAATGCTTCTGAGATGAAAACCATCACAAAGACAAAAGAAATGATGTATGAATATTCATATGAGAGCACAAAGGTGTGGAGATGACAGATTGGTcttaaaaaaaatagagaaagGCAACAAAAAtgaatactattattatttactatatactaattttaaagtttatagtatatagtttgttgttttatgtgcattgtagcactttgaggtcattgaattgatgtaaagtgcgttacaaataaaatgtattattatattattattattactataaagaTAACCATAACAACAGCTATATTATTGGTAAAACTGGTTTTTGATTGAAATTTGTCTGTAAATGTTTTCATCATTAATcaactggggaaaaaaatcattctgaaagtgattttgacagtgaaagtgaatctatctctccatccatccatccataaatcaatataaataaaCCTGTCAGTCGAAGGCAAAGTCAGTAAGAAGCATAGAGGATTAGATAGAGAAAATAAATGATCCTGTTTGAGATTCTTCAGTTAAGGCCCTCAAAAAAATCACGTCCCATGGCTTCTAGTCCCTGATAGGCTGTTGAGCCCCAGCCAGTTCACGCACAGAGCTCCTTCATTACTTAAAACAGAACCAGATTAGCCATTGTTATGCAAAATGTACACTACTGGACCCATTTCATCTCATAGTACAGGTGTGTTTTTACCTTCACGCTTTAAATTGGCAGAGAGTGaactttgacttttttttgcaGCGGAAACTCATCAGCTCCTGCTGTGTTGTTTGCTTTTTCTTAAGTAGGGTTGGtggtatggaagcacatgggtagcgatattcaatttgcaatgtaatatgcaaaatgacaatgcaatatgtaaaatgacaatgcatttctgtatttacatttaatatgtaaaatgaataataactaattttaacgctttataagttgcaaaattaaaatgaaaatgtattacagaaattattagatatgtataacatgttcaagcaaaaactgtggcaaaattatcatttaaatgctatttttcttaaatgcattaacactcacagtcaagacacttacgattgcattttcattcaatgtcccgcaatgaatgtagcaaaattcaatgtgcacattgaaaatgcattctgagccgatcacgtgtccgccccctcgcgccatgtcaatcactgcgtgaacaaggcggggcttgcagaaggtcagagactcaaatctcaagaagaggattcaagtgagagaacatggacaagacagttggtccgtgtacgttttgatcatttcagtttatggctttaatatttcattcgcactggtaggcagggctgaaacgctgctttcatctgattggtcgaatcgctccagcttcagctaggtcttttcattctttcaggcagaataagagtcagtgcgagtgtgacactgtaatgtctgaaaccaccgctcactgttaattagcataatatttgaatccgatgtagctgggcacataattcgtgctgctgagacctgcaaattatttcttggttgtagtattgtatgaatattgtcccactgataaatacagtgcaaatagttctgtctctttggaaaaaagtgaagtggaaataaaaatcaataatagactgaacagtaccatgtctgtaacatttaccactctcatcttttaagtcataaggcactaggtatgtgtgtgtgacattaataaataattgtaaaaaattaatatagttacatttctaaaaaaaaaaatattaaaattagctctatgctgctcagtgctcctttagcctaccccagagcgccctctcgcggctgtagacggtaatgttttctcttggttctgaataaatgcgacttatatatgtttttttcctcgtcatgacgtgtttttggactgatgcaacttataccgaaaaatacgagttccattattattattatttattatgagagtaactgacacagactagaactttaatgtttcaccaaattcagctcagatcttcagactcgtctgactcgtattgctgtataactggccagacttaccttcccaaaaaatcctatttaattttatttcataaatttaactatatttatttccacttcactgttatccaaggagacagaactatttgcactgtttttatcagtgggacaatatttatacaatactataacctagaaataatttaacggggtctcttgcaagtcgcagcagcacgaattatgtgcccagctacatatgattcaaatattatgctaattaacagttagcggtggtttcagacattaaagtgcttcactcgcactgactcttattctgcctgaaagaatggaaagaccgagttgaaagtggagcgattcgaccaatcagatgaaagcagcgtttcagctccgcccacaagtgcgaatgaaatattgaagccataaaccgaaatgatcaaaacgtacacggaccaactgtcttgtccatgttctctcacttgaatcctcttcttgagatttgagtctctgaccttctgcaagccccgccttgttcacgcagtgattgacatggcgggagggggcggagacgtgatcggctcggaatgccttttcaatgtgcacattgaattttgctacattcattgcgggacactgaatgaaaatgcaatcgtaagtgtcttgactgtgagtgttaatgcatttaagaaaaatagcatttaaatgataattttgccacagtttttgcttgaacatgttatacatatctaataatttctttaatacattttaattttaattttgcaacttataaagcgttaaaatttgtattcattttacatattaaaactggtgtatgaaatgccaaatgaaaattatgtaatttaattttcattttgcaccaaacgttgcacaaatgtattggaaaatttaaaaataaatacagaaatgcattgccattttacatattgcattgtcattttgcatattacattgcatatTGAATATCGCTATCCATGTGCTTCCATATGGTGGACATTAAATGGTTATTCAAATGATTATTATGCAGTCTtctaataaatctaataaaacacCTTATCAACTCTGCCTGAAGGTTTTGCCAATTCTAGTTCAACCTGTTAAAGTGTGTTTGCTAAGTTTGTGCAGGAGCCACTCGATGAATCAGCAGCTTTCGTTGATGAGCAAGGTGAGCTAATTCACTCAATATTAGGAAAACATCACAAAATCACATGACTAAAAGGCAGTGTGACACTATCACAAATAAAACTATATACTCCATCTTCTATCCAAAATTTTTTTGAGTGACTATTAAAACAGATTGACACGATGAAGCATTAAATCCTTTctcctgcttgtgttttttttttttaaagcaaaaaaaacaaaattgtgttGCACCTCGTCAGGACATAGTGTAACTTAACTTGTAAacaaatatatgcatgtacaagCAAACACACCTTTTTACATGTAAAAGCACACATGCATCACACAAATACTCACACACCTGTCGGCGTGTTGCAGTGGCTGAGGCTGACAGTGAGTTCTCCTCAAATTTAGCCAGCAGTTGCATTGCCATGGACCGAACCTTGCTGTGACTCTCAGCGACCTTTGGTTCTGAACCAGGAGTTAATTCtgaagtcttgttttctttggTATCATGAGGAACGTCCTCCTATATCAGGAAAATATCCCAGAGAATCAACATAAACGTTATGCTTAATAgatcaaaaaatacattatatataccaCATACAGTATAGTATACAgtactacagtatatatatacagtacagaccaaaagtttggagacattactatttttaatgtttttgaaagaagtttcttctgctcatcaagcctgcatttatttgatctaaaatacagggggaaaaaaaattaatattgtgatatattattacaatttaaaataattgtttttaaatttattatactttaaattatcatttatttctgtgatgcaaagctgaatttttaggaccattatcacatgatcctttagaaattattctaatatgatgattcattatcaaagttggaaacagttctgctgcttaatattttttcagaacatgtgatacttttttaggatactttgatgaataaaaagtaaaaaaaaaaaaaaaagaagctatgtttttaaaatataaatattttgtaataacaatatacactactggtcagttatttggggtcagtagtttttttttctttcttttttttaataaaatcaatacttttattcagcaaggatgtgttaaattgataaaaattttaatgatgctgaaaattcagctttgcatcacaggaataattttttttgaagtatattcaaatagaaaacttattttaagttgtaataatatttcacaatattactgttttttctgtatttttgatcaaataaatgcaggcttgatgagcagaagaaacttctttaaaaaacataaaaaatagtaatgtttccaaacttttggtctgtactgtatatatatatattgtgtcaaAACAACTCACCTCCACTGACTGGCCAGTCTGGCTTGTTCTCCTTCTCTTTCCAACACTATCTGTTTCCTTCTCTTTCTTATCCTGAAAAACAGCACATCTTAACATATGGGTAACGGCTGATAAAAGACTGTTGTgtaattgtgagtgtgtgtggaccTTGGGATTGCGTTTGCGGGACAGACTCTGTCCCAGTTTGCTGAGCAGTGAGATGGGTGACCTGGTGCTAGAGAACAGAACAGCTTTCTCTTCTGAGCTCAGGTTTCCTggtcagagagagaaaaaaagtgtgtatataaataaacataaaaggtCAGAAATATtacgaaaataaaataaacaaataatgccCTATTCCTGACCACCAGCTGGCGCTGTGTCTTTGAGGAGCTCATAAAGTTGACTGAGGTACATGACCATGCTAAGAGAGTCGCTCTCTTCCAGCGTGCTCATCTCCTTGCCGGTCATTATAGGACAAATACCAAATTCCTGCTCCGCCATGTCCAAACCCAACTGACCATTGAGCTCCGCCTCACTCTCCTCCAGAGACGCAAAATCACTGCAAGAAACAAAGACGCTAGTGTCAGAGTCACACATTCAGAAAACCTCAATGCAATAAAACAATCAACCCACACTTGAATTACTAAATTTCCTTTTGAAGGACTGAAAGATTTTCAGTTTTTAGCTTGAGCCCATCAATATAATAGTATCTATAGAGGACTGGGAGAGTTACATtagtatataaacatttatttaatgagtTAACAAATATATACTACATAGATAAATAATCAAATATGACAACAAATACACAAGTCTGACTGAAAATGTCAATTACAtgtaattgattttatttattgacAACTATACACTGTCAATAAATAACTATAAATTTCATAGAaatcataaaatatgttatatttttactgacacgtgatctatttatttatttatattttcattaaatctTTATTAATATAGCACTCTTAAATCCTCTAGTCCGACAGAAAATCTAATttacatgcaatttatttattgacAAATTTCCCCCAAAAAAATTTTTATAGTGTGAAGAAATAAATAACctcatgcaataaataaataataaaatatgtatttatattatgatgtaattaaatatattaaatatattatttataaatacatttaataatatgtaatatatttatatgtatatttatttattgacacaTTTCATGATCTATTTAGCTACTGAtgcttttaatgaaatatttattaatatggcACTCCCAAATcccccataaataaataaataaattataaatatatatatatatatatatatatatatatatatatatatatatatatatatatatatatatatatatatatatataattgttttatttttaccaaatatacatatttaaaatggcCCCTTCTGGGAAGCAGACCAAAAATATTTGTGCCACAGTTTCATCAAATACATTTTCATCCAATAAAATGCTGGCAATAGAAAGCAGCAACCCATAGTTTTACCAATGTGTGAAATAAACCAGTTTACCAGTCCAGATCTTTTACCACAACGCCACAACCCTTGTTCTTATTAGTAAAGAGTGTGAACTCACATGAGGTCAGGTCTGAATCTGTGAATGAGAGCGCACAGGGCCAGGCCGCTTCTCCAGGAAGTTGTGAAGTCCATCACACACACGTTAATGTAACCGAGTGTTTGCTCCTGACACCAGCTCAGCAGCTTACTGTAACGAGCCACTGActctacacacacagacagcatgTTAGATTGTGTATGAATGTATATGTGGGAGACAGTATATATGAGGTCACGCATACCTTGGCGTGTAAGTCTTGGGTGTGGAGAGCTGACTGCGTCAAGGCTCAAGATCGGCCTCTCACCTGTGTCTATGAGATGACACACCTGCACACATATGTTCAACATCATCATGATCACCATCACTGATTGTGACTTGACCAGAACTGCAAGTTTCTAACCTGAGCAGCGCCGATGAGTTGCATATTGATGTTGGGATAGCGGCTAGCAGGATCCATGCTGTATTGGCTGTGGTTTTTACTGATGTTTTCTGGAGTTGTCTGAGGAAGCAACCGATATACACTCTCTCTGAGACGGGGAAGATACAGAGGGGGTATAAGAACAGAATCTTATATTGTCAAAACTGTTTGTTCATAAATCTGCCTTGACTTTATCCAGAATCTGACCTCTCAGCCAGAACCTGTGAAGGGGTGTTGCCCTGACCCCAGCTGCGAACCATCCAGGCCGTGTCCATGGCTCCCAGGAAGCCCCGAGCAATTCCTGTTCCCATTGGCCAGAACGGCTATAGGAAAAAGAGCTGTGTAAATACACTTAAATGCTTAAAATGAGGAAAAACAGAGCAAACAACTCAGGAAAATATCGCAGATGTTTTCagaatgt
This window harbors:
- the LOC132098788 gene encoding protein-methionine sulfoxide oxidase mical3b-like isoform X3 — its product is MWDGQSKTCHVHALFDVFVQAVTCRETLRAFQELCEELKLHPGGQPQFYHTLRSRLHYWKAKALWAKLDKRASQREYMRGHACTNTTCLIIGAGPCGLRTAIELRFLGARVVLVEKRDTFSRNNVLHLWPFTIQDLRGLGAKKFYGKFCAGAIDHISIRQLQLMLLKVALLLGVEIYVNVEFKHLVEPPENQEKRVGWRAEVHPSSHPVSQLEFDVVIGADGRRNTLPGFRRKEFRGKLAIAVTANFINRNTTAEAKVEEISGVAFIFNQRFFQDLRQATGIDLENIVYYKDDTHYFVMTAKKQSLLEKGVILRDYADTEMLLSRDNVDQNALLSYAHEAADFSTNHQLPTLDFAINHYGEPDVAMFDFTCMYASENAAMVRQRRGHPLLVALVGDSLLEPFWPMGTGIARGFLGAMDTAWMVRSWGQGNTPSQVLAERESVYRLLPQTTPENISKNHSQYSMDPASRYPNINMQLIGAAQVCHLIDTGERPILSLDAVSSPHPRLTRQGMRDLIYTVSHIYIHTQSNMLSVCVESVARYSKLLSWCQEQTLGYINVCVMDFTTSWRSGLALCALIHRFRPDLIDFASLEESEAELNGQLGLDMAEQEFGICPIMTGKEMSTLEESDSLSMVMYLSQLYELLKDTAPAGGNLSSEEKAVLFSSTRSPISLLSKLGQSLSRKRNPKDKKEKETDSVGKRRRTSQTGQSVEEDVPHDTKENKTSELTPGSEPKVAESHSKVRSMAMQLLAKFEENSLSASATATRRQSYIQMYTGGVSSLAQQIANQIQSQQDQAPMRRELGYQKEFPVNMGGSDVCYFCGRRVYVMERLSAEGKFFHRSCFQCDHCSTTLRLSNYAYDQLHGKFYCKHHFSFRMAQRKRPAPPVTPRPTPAPPAPSSASTSLSSLGTTTPIDSWSSIAHPDMVSIQAKRLCGTPERIELENYKPCPKQQDSPLQDVPEETLAQHNLSTSMKDKNTEEQSSSSESDLEEEELAWKEEEPNIRTNGERELDLGKELKEEEGGENQENQEEVNAEDEDEEEEEEEGGGVSEESQDEGDSSDEGEYCPWQRERLSGVWLEEEEAEFVKGYSDDTDIDTSSVGESKPCNQQEQEESISMHQSPVESPPSLKSPESGPTPTSELSMNPENPPVKRLEVVEEFWLKSAEIRKSLGLTPLPRECDPKHTAAQTSNVKESFYTSVVYIPSCNTNSAHQMPRNCDSSSRMQSQSTSPPEPSHTMEGDAGVALEETIGRCSVIHRLSITVEGCVMGDKQDLDLNSTSFGNESILNPDTGLPTPPYSPSHSPLIGKQCHALHHSEPILDREVMVFSSTCAIPVPERGSFNPNLDQVRSLPQDEIEILCGYEEEEASRLPERSGVSETRDMASKMDNCRLEHRRTLPDRMVAPLLAGGPEVRSEIKLWGADTCVEEKEKKCNSLFSPRKSRKSVNAVTETQQEPGKHKSLWKTVCSVYKKDKKRKEAVMVTKTLPVATNAESKRKVSGINRTSDLCFRKNQSFSEDTDLSCHALLERCPLRAQRAETEEELNAKLIRRVQIAARRQAKQEELRRLHRAQIIQRQLEQVEVKQRQLEEKGIAVEKALRGEAVEPFLGSPRRRPVYLCPCCSSEEAKAKGTEHDHSVYVCTVFFLYVVQEPPLHQLRMGKKDDPSLMHQWFKLVQEKNALVRYESELMIFARELELEDRQSRLQQELRERMAVDDHLKGEDELAEERHILSEILDVVEQRDALVALLEEQRLREKEEDSDLEAIMLSKGFSLHWD